Proteins encoded together in one Amblyomma americanum isolate KBUSLIRL-KWMA chromosome 1, ASM5285725v1, whole genome shotgun sequence window:
- the LOC144116134 gene encoding putative ATP-dependent RNA helicase DDX4, translating into MTCVPLGLATEDHWGASYIETSPIEMYVVSYLLARRDFDARARTNSSTLAVAMQLMLEALEKGSAPGTSRECQHRPPPHGLRTSDLLGNEEVSSEKACFFVLGKGDSLLDMAFEPRVSFQVRRPSVPRRCSRRPLMSSVIVQELIRALPPEPTLNCAVLSTGILGGAGSDVQPPLLFVTQSEEHLKRVDVLACRDSEVVVAIMNEMAAGTLAFIVP; encoded by the coding sequence ATGACCTGTGTGCCTTTGGGACTTGCTACCGAAGATCACTGGGGTGCCAGTTACATCGAGACCAGTCCCATCGAGATGTACGTCGTCAGTTATCTGCTGGCAAGGAGGGACTTTGACGCCAGAGCCCGTACCAATTCCAGCACGTTAGCCGTAGCCATGCAACTGATGTTGGAGGCGCTggagaaaggcagcgcgcccgGCACTTCACGGGAGTGCCAGCATCGACCGCCTCCCCATGGACTGCGCACGTCAGACCTTCTAGGAAACGAGGAGGTATCATCTGAGAAGGCCTGCTTCTTCGTGCTGGGCAAAGGCGACTCACTGTTGGACATGGCCTTCGAACCACGCGTGTCGTTTCAAGTACGACGTCCAAGCGTGCCACGGCGATGCTCTAGGCGCCCTCTGATGTCCTCGGTAATCGTCCAGGAGCTGATACGGGCCTTGCCGCCGGAGCCCACGCTCAACTGTGCAGTGCTTTCGACGGGCATCCTGGGCGGAGCGGGCTCCGACGTGCAACCGCCACTGCTCTTTGTGACGCAGTCCGAGGAACATCTGAAACGTGTGGATGTCCTGGCCTGCCGGGACAGCGAAGTGGTCGTGGCCATCATGAATGAGATGGCGGCGGGTACGCTGGCGTTTATCGTCCCTTAA